The Nitrospirota bacterium nucleotide sequence GGCATCAATAACTCCCTTATTACCTGTGCCCAAAAAACTTTTTCCAACCCTTCTTGAAACTTTTGTTGCAGGTTCACCTTCACCTTATACTCCTGCAGGCATAGGCATGTCTGGGCTGATTCAACCATCAAGTATTTATTCTAATCTTACAAAGAAAGTTATAAAAAAGGGTCGGACGGTATTTGAGGTAATATGGAGTTTTTCTATTTCATCAGAAGGTAGGTTTACAAGATCAAAAATAAACGAAATAAAATATCTACATTCTATCTGGGAATAATAATTCATGTATAAGTCTATGACACAAACCATAATACATTACCGTTTTCAACACGTGTTCAACCAGTTGTTGACAAATAAAATTCGTATTGCTATTGTATGCTCAGAAAAGCAAAGTGAGGTAAAAATATGAAAGCCAATGCCGTCCCGCTCCTCGCCATTTTCGAAAAGAAACTTCGCCTCGAAGTTCCGCTATTACAGCGACAATACGTCTGGAACCGGGAACATCAATGGGAACCATTATGGGAGGACATCTCTCGTAAATTTTCGGAATACCTCGAAGGCCGAAAGGACGGTCCGGTACATTTCCTGGGTGCTATGGTTCTTGACCAGAAGCAAACGCCGACTACTCACGTCGAGAAACGCCAGGTCATTGATGGCCAACAGCGCCTCACCACATTGCAGATATTTCTTGCGGCCTTTCGTGACTTCTGCATGGCACAAAGCTGTGAGGACTTAGCCAAAGAGTCTGATTCCTTTGCACTGAATACAGGCATGATGAGTGAACCAGAAGTGGAAAGGTTTAAGGTCTGGCCCACACAATCCGACCGTCCTCAATTCATTGATGTCCTCACTTCACGTTCTCGGGCCGTGCTGTTGAATAAATATCCTCTTATTTACCCGAAATATGCCAGGAAACCGAAGCCACGGCCAACAATGGTTGAAGCATATCTCTTTTTTCACGATCAATTGTCTGAGTTCTTTATCGGTACCGCATCAGAACCCCCACTTGCCGGAGACTCTTCTATGTCGTCTCGCTTGGAAGAGTGCTTTCAGGCGCTAAAAAATGCTCTTCAAGTCGTTGTGATCGATTTAGATCGTGAGGATGATGCTCAAGTAATTTTTGAAACATTGAATGCCAGGGGAGAGCCTTTGCTCCCCGCAGATTTGCTTCGAAATTTCATTTTCCTTCGCGCCGCTCGCGAGGGCGAACCTCAGGAGGAGCTCTACAACGAATACTGGCGGAAATTCGACGACTATTTCTGGCGTGTCCCTGTTATACAGGGCCGGCTAACTCGCCCACGGAGCGACCTGTTTATGCAGCATTTCCTATCCAGTCGTCAGACGGTGGATATTCCCATCACACACTTGTTTGTTGAATATAAATTTTGGATCAAAAAAGAGGAACCCTTTTCCAATATTCGCGAGGAGTTGGAAACAATTGCCAGACAGGGTGACGATTTTCGACGGATCATAGAGCCTAAGAAAAATGATCCTCTTTTTCCACTTGTTACATTTCTTGATTGTTTCGACATTCGTACAGTCTACCCATTGCTTCTGTTTCTCCTGGATGTTAAACTTTCGGCATCAGAGTGGAATGATGTCTCGATTACTATCGAATCCTATCTGCTGAGGCGTGCTGTCTGCAACCTAACAACAAAAAGCTATAACCGGATATTTCTTACGCTTACTCGTTCGCTTCGCCGTGACGGGCCATCCCCTGAAATGGTTAACAAATTTTTCTCCACTCTCAAAGGTGAATCTTCTGAGTGGCCTACTGATGAGGCATTCGGCGCAGCTTGGCAAACTGAACGCGCCTATCAAACGCTTAACAAGGCAAAAAATGTCTACATATTGCGTCGTCTCAGCGATTCATACCTGAGTGTTAAGACTGAACATATTAGTATTGATTCACCTCTTAGCGTTGAACATATTCTTCCACAGAATTGGATTGATTATTGGTTACTGCCAGATGGATCGAAAGGTCTCCCTTCACAGGAGTTGTGGATAAGTGAACAAGGTGACTCGAAGGCTGATGCCACACGCCGTCGAAATTCGCTGATACAGACATTCGGTAATCTTACAATCCTCACACAAGAACTCAATTCAGCAGTTTCCAACAGTCCTTGGACTAAAAAGAAGCAGGCACTACTGAGTTCTTCTTTGTTGCCTATCAATCAGCAACTCCATGCAGTTACAACATGGGATGAAGAGGCAATCGAACAACGCTCCAAGGACCTCTTCAAACGTGCAGTCTTAATTTGGCCTGCACCTCATTAGGGTAAAAGCCTTAATTACTTAGGGATCGAGTACATACCACAACGTTCGTGGATTTGGCGATTCGGGCATCGTATTAACACGGACAAGATCATCCAAATCCGAACGAATGTACTCGGTATGTAGTAAGTATACGAATCAAAACTGGGATACCATAATTAATTAAGTATGGTATGTAGTTTAC carries:
- a CDS encoding DUF262 domain-containing protein is translated as MKANAVPLLAIFEKKLRLEVPLLQRQYVWNREHQWEPLWEDISRKFSEYLEGRKDGPVHFLGAMVLDQKQTPTTHVEKRQVIDGQQRLTTLQIFLAAFRDFCMAQSCEDLAKESDSFALNTGMMSEPEVERFKVWPTQSDRPQFIDVLTSRSRAVLLNKYPLIYPKYARKPKPRPTMVEAYLFFHDQLSEFFIGTASEPPLAGDSSMSSRLEECFQALKNALQVVVIDLDREDDAQVIFETLNARGEPLLPADLLRNFIFLRAAREGEPQEELYNEYWRKFDDYFWRVPVIQGRLTRPRSDLFMQHFLSSRQTVDIPITHLFVEYKFWIKKEEPFSNIREELETIARQGDDFRRIIEPKKNDPLFPLVTFLDCFDIRTVYPLLLFLLDVKLSASEWNDVSITIESYLLRRAVCNLTTKSYNRIFLTLTRSLRRDGPSPEMVNKFFSTLKGESSEWPTDEAFGAAWQTERAYQTLNKAKNVYILRRLSDSYLSVKTEHISIDSPLSVEHILPQNWIDYWLLPDGSKGLPSQELWISEQGDSKADATRRRNSLIQTFGNLTILTQELNSAVSNSPWTKKKQALLSSSLLPINQQLHAVTTWDEEAIEQRSKDLFKRAVLIWPAPH